Proteins from a genomic interval of Rhodothermales bacterium:
- the brxC gene encoding BREX system P-loop protein BrxC, translating into MSDQRIRELFALDIERPIEEVIKVDQDDEQIVHNEISEYVATDAIRGYYRTIFKRYWETLNNPHEGIGIWVSGFFGSGKSSFAKMLGLALENRQVLGQSAATLFADRTGDNTTKVLLSQIAEHIPSDSVIFDVSTERGIKSGNQSITEIMHRLFLKSLGYAEDLDLAALEITLEQKGELETFKAAYEGEFGQGWDENKDLVALSLGEASAVMHKLSPTVYATPDSWVQSAQDRNDITAGKLAEQCKSLMKRRRPGRNLVFVVDEVGQFVSRDVQKMLDLQGVVQSLGRVSRGNVWLIVTSQEKLTELVSGLDDKRVELARLMDRFPLQVHLEPSDISEVTSKRVLSKNADAEGTLRSLYTENSGRLTTHTKLSADVQLPELSTQSFMDLYPLLPYQIDLIIEVVSGLRMQGGASKHVGGANRTIIKLAQQLLIHDAVGLADQPVGSLARVDQIYDLVAGNIPSEIRGKISAIAQEVGHPLAQPVAKSICLLQYVQNIHRTSENIAATLHPTVDGDSLLTEVKQALEKLVAAHKVRLHDGQFRIPTPTEDDWEVTRAGIQANQGDINRIHTAMVSAHWEPKPVYNLEDARAFKAGLTFNGRSITEDDIRVNVVFAEAGEEFSTRAAEARSRSQSDHQEVFWVAAIDDTIERMTLDVHRSKEMLARKERSARTKDETALVGEEKQRLRRNEAELRRLTRDAMLAGTIYFRGNDRSPDHTVDTVTKAVNRVLGQVLPDVYNRFSEGAARVTAKDLDALLTNENLLGLTPVFAQLKLIRDENGQPVFNTDQAPLKVVLDRIENRASYGEITTGKYLIDEFSREPFGWSLDVVRLFVVSLVRSGSIRATSKGTIIDSALSVEAKSAFGSNNLFRACSFQKKVSGTDINDWLECEEAYKDVFGKHLPELQASVIASSIRKAVGDAEEELHEALRILLTNDLPGSEILQEAADQMRAIRAGTEDGAITSFNAAHKDLKEAMKRAADLRQALTTTALSDLARARRAINDAWPFLESEPDLAEGVADRAAALIDRMAKETFFRDLPAIEQAASALLAEYGNRFAQADQTRVTAYVEALDRLQEMDAWSELNEEQKNRIEQPIRSRTAARDKRNNSIPFLRAEISACPQHFKTAVKEMMEVLEGSRLVTLNAGDFFEARIETPEQLHASLSAIQKRVEKLLGEGKKVLVQ; encoded by the coding sequence ATGTCGGACCAACGCATCAGAGAGCTCTTTGCGCTCGATATCGAGCGGCCCATCGAAGAGGTCATCAAGGTCGACCAGGATGATGAGCAGATCGTCCACAATGAGATCTCGGAGTATGTCGCGACCGACGCGATTCGCGGATACTACCGGACCATCTTCAAGCGATACTGGGAGACGCTCAATAATCCCCATGAGGGCATCGGCATTTGGGTTTCCGGATTCTTCGGCTCCGGTAAGTCGAGCTTTGCAAAGATGCTCGGCCTCGCCCTAGAGAACCGCCAGGTGTTGGGACAGTCGGCCGCGACGCTTTTTGCCGATCGCACGGGCGACAACACGACGAAGGTGTTGCTCTCCCAGATAGCCGAGCACATCCCATCTGACTCCGTGATCTTTGATGTATCCACCGAGCGGGGCATCAAGAGCGGTAATCAGTCGATCACGGAGATCATGCACCGGCTCTTCCTGAAGAGTCTGGGCTACGCCGAAGACCTCGACCTGGCCGCCCTCGAAATCACCCTTGAGCAGAAAGGGGAACTGGAGACCTTCAAGGCTGCCTACGAGGGAGAGTTCGGACAAGGTTGGGACGAAAACAAGGACCTTGTTGCGCTGTCGCTGGGCGAGGCCAGCGCCGTAATGCACAAGCTGTCGCCAACCGTCTATGCCACGCCCGACAGCTGGGTGCAGTCCGCGCAGGATCGGAACGACATCACGGCTGGAAAGCTCGCTGAGCAGTGCAAGTCGCTGATGAAGCGACGGCGTCCCGGTCGGAACCTCGTGTTTGTCGTCGATGAGGTCGGACAGTTCGTATCGCGCGATGTCCAGAAAATGCTGGACCTCCAGGGCGTCGTCCAAAGCCTGGGCCGCGTTTCTCGCGGCAACGTGTGGCTGATCGTCACCTCTCAGGAAAAGCTGACAGAGCTAGTTAGCGGTCTGGACGACAAGCGCGTCGAGCTTGCTCGGCTGATGGACCGATTCCCCCTCCAGGTACACCTCGAGCCATCCGATATCTCGGAGGTCACCAGCAAACGGGTGCTTTCCAAAAACGCGGATGCAGAAGGGACCCTTCGGAGCCTGTATACCGAGAATAGCGGCCGGCTCACCACACACACGAAGCTATCAGCCGATGTGCAACTCCCGGAGCTCAGCACACAGAGCTTCATGGATCTCTATCCCCTGCTTCCCTACCAGATTGACCTCATTATCGAGGTCGTTTCGGGACTACGTATGCAGGGTGGGGCGAGCAAGCACGTAGGCGGAGCGAATCGGACGATCATCAAGCTGGCCCAGCAGCTTCTGATTCATGATGCGGTCGGTCTGGCCGACCAACCCGTCGGTAGCCTAGCGCGTGTGGATCAGATCTACGATCTGGTCGCAGGGAATATTCCCAGTGAGATACGGGGCAAGATCAGCGCCATCGCGCAGGAGGTCGGACATCCGCTAGCACAACCGGTCGCCAAGTCGATCTGCCTCCTTCAGTACGTCCAGAACATCCATCGGACCTCAGAGAACATCGCCGCAACGCTACATCCGACTGTGGACGGCGACTCGCTGCTGACCGAGGTCAAGCAGGCCCTGGAGAAGCTGGTTGCGGCACACAAAGTCCGCCTGCACGACGGCCAGTTCCGGATCCCTACCCCGACCGAGGACGACTGGGAGGTAACCCGAGCAGGCATCCAAGCGAATCAGGGCGATATCAATCGGATCCATACCGCTATGGTGTCGGCCCATTGGGAACCGAAACCCGTCTACAATTTGGAGGACGCGAGGGCATTCAAGGCCGGTCTCACCTTCAACGGCCGCTCCATTACGGAGGACGACATCCGTGTGAACGTAGTCTTCGCCGAAGCTGGCGAGGAATTCTCGACGCGTGCGGCGGAGGCCCGCAGCCGAAGCCAGAGCGACCACCAGGAAGTATTCTGGGTAGCTGCCATCGATGACACCATCGAGCGAATGACTCTCGATGTACATCGCTCCAAAGAGATGTTGGCAAGAAAGGAACGGAGCGCCAGGACCAAAGACGAAACGGCCCTTGTCGGCGAGGAGAAGCAACGCCTTCGGCGCAATGAGGCTGAACTCAGGCGACTTACCCGAGACGCGATGCTCGCGGGTACCATCTATTTCCGGGGTAACGATCGCAGCCCCGATCATACCGTTGACACGGTCACCAAGGCCGTGAATCGGGTGCTAGGGCAGGTGCTGCCCGACGTCTACAACCGATTCTCCGAGGGAGCTGCTCGGGTTACTGCCAAGGACTTGGATGCGCTCCTCACCAATGAGAACCTACTGGGTCTCACACCTGTCTTCGCGCAGCTGAAGCTAATCCGCGATGAGAATGGGCAGCCGGTTTTCAACACCGACCAAGCCCCACTCAAAGTGGTTCTCGACAGGATCGAAAACCGAGCTAGCTACGGCGAGATCACCACCGGGAAGTACCTGATTGATGAGTTCTCCAGGGAGCCCTTTGGTTGGAGTCTGGACGTGGTTCGGCTGTTTGTCGTGAGCCTAGTCCGGTCTGGTAGCATTCGGGCGACAAGCAAAGGGACGATCATCGATTCCGCGCTTTCGGTGGAAGCCAAGAGCGCCTTTGGCAGCAACAACCTCTTCCGCGCGTGCTCCTTTCAGAAGAAAGTCAGCGGCACCGACATCAACGACTGGCTGGAATGCGAGGAAGCGTACAAGGATGTATTCGGCAAACACCTACCAGAGCTTCAGGCCAGTGTGATTGCCAGCAGCATCCGCAAGGCGGTCGGTGACGCCGAAGAGGAGCTCCACGAAGCACTCAGAATCCTTCTCACCAATGACCTGCCAGGTTCCGAGATTCTGCAGGAGGCGGCGGATCAGATGCGTGCCATCCGTGCAGGAACCGAGGATGGAGCGATCACCTCGTTCAATGCGGCGCACAAGGATCTGAAGGAAGCAATGAAGCGCGCTGCCGACCTGCGGCAGGCCCTCACGACGACTGCGCTAAGCGACCTAGCCCGTGCTCGGCGTGCGATAAACGACGCGTGGCCATTTCTGGAATCGGAGCCTGACCTCGCGGAGGGCGTGGCGGACCGCGCGGCGGCGCTGATCGACCGGATGGCCAAGGAGACCTTTTTCCGGGACCTGCCTGCTATCGAGCAGGCGGCGAGCGCGCTACTAGCGGAGTACGGAAACCGTTTCGCCCAGGCCGATCAGACCCGAGTCACAGCCTATGTCGAGGCGTTGGACCGGCTGCAGGAAATGGATGCCTGGTCAGAGCTAAACGAGGAGCAGAAGAATCGGATTGAGCAGCCCATAAGATCACGCACCGCCGCGCGTGACAAGCGCAACAACTCGATCCCCTTCCTGCGAGCTGAGATCAGCGCCTGCCCTCAGCATTTCAAGACAGCCGTCAAGGAGATGATGGAGGTACTTGAGGGCAGCAGATTGGTGACGCTAAATGCGGGCGATTTTTTTGAGGCCCGGATCGAAACGCCTGAGCAGCTGCACGCATCCCTGAGCGCCATCCAGAAGCGCGTAGAGAAGCTTCTGGGTGAGGGCAAGAAAGTGCTGGTGCAGTAG